In Thunnus thynnus chromosome 4, fThuThy2.1, whole genome shotgun sequence, a genomic segment contains:
- the tas1r3 gene encoding taste receptor type 1 member 3 translates to MAAPFRVLVLYWAFRLSCGVSPPEWFQNISTSLFNLSGDIMLGGLFPINLLTSNLSLRSEPNNMNCESLNKRGLGLALVMKYAVDEINGNQMLLPGIKLGYEIYDTCRQSAVIVKPTISFLTEKYSRVLSVECNYTDYETSMAAVIGPETSEMVSVIGKLLGFFLIPQISFGATSDKFSDKLLYPSFFRTVPSDKYQVKAMALLLKEFQWNWVAVVGSEEEFGQHGVQEFSKIAQNMSICVAYQGLIPVYTDPEPVVKTIIDNINKTKVGAVVVFSLPEPAVVFFKEVIRSNTTAVWIASTSWSIHNELTSLPNIQNIGTVIGFTENTTHLDLFTAYMKELFTKMSKERVKISPLASKSSIPDNPCPQCWSLSPANISLVEDPSVQASAFSVYAAIYSVAHALHNMLGCDSNACMWGAETKIYPWKLLEVLKNTSMDINGRHVKFDKNGNPNIGYSVIEWVWNSSDVNFMDVGSFYNELSINMSLLKWHTDNTEIPNSTCSAKCGTGQVLRVKGFHSCCFDCIDCKPGTFQANEGNVVVHTSLKYLTFIGLV, encoded by the exons ATGGCTGCACCTTTCCGTGTGCTGGTTCTGTACTGGGCGTTTAGACTGAGCTGCGGTGTGAGTCCGCCTGAATGGTTCCAGAATATTTCCACCAGCCTCTTCAATTTATCTGGAGACATTATGCTCGGAGGGCTCTTTCCCATCAACCTGTTGACCAGCAACCTCAGCCTGAGGAGTGAGCCTAACAACATGAACTGTGAAAG TTTAAATAAGCGTGGACTGGGCCTTGCTCTTGTGATGAAATATGCAGTGGATGAGATCAACGGAAACCAAATGTTGCTCCCTGGCATCAAGTTGGGTTATGAAATCTATGACACATGCAGACAATCTGCTGTCATTGTGAAGCCTACTATCTCTTTCCTCACTGAAAAATATAGCAGAGTGCTATCTGTGGAGTGCAATTATACTGACTATGAGACCAGCATGGCAGCTGTTATTGGTCCTGAAACCTCAGAAATGGTGTCCGTCATAGGAAAACTCCTGGGATTCTTTCTGATACCACAG ATTAGCTTTGGTGCCACCAGTGACAAATTCAGTGACAAGCTTCTCTACCCATCATTCTTCCGCACGGTGCCCAGTGACAAATATCAAGTGAAGGCCATGGCGCTTCTGCTGAAGGAGTTTCAATGGAACTGGGTGGCAGTGGTGGGCAGTGAGGAGGAGTTTGGGCAACACGGTGTGCAGGAATTCTCCAAAATAGCACAGAATATGTCTATCTGTGTGGCCTATCAGGGGCTGATTCCAGTATACACAGACCCTGAACCAGTGGTCAAAACCATCATCGACAATATCAACAAAACGAAGGTTGGAGCAGTAGTGGTCTTTTCTCTCCCAGAGCCTGcagtggttttttttaaagag GTTATCAGGAGTAATACAACTGCTGTGTGGATTGCCAGCACAAGCTGGTCCATCCATAATGAACTGACTTCCCTCCCCAATATCCAAAACATTGGTACCGTCATTGGATTCACTGAAAATACAACGCATCTGGATCTGTTCACTGCCTACATGAAGGAGCTCTTCACCAAAATGAGTAAAGAGAGGGTGAAGATATCCCCTCTAGCATCAAAGTCCAGCATCCCAGACAACCCCTGCCCACAATGCTGGAGCTTGTCacctgctaacattagcttggtAGAAGATCCCTCAGTGCAGGCCTCAGCTTTCAGTGTGTATGCTGCCATCTACAGTGTGGCACACGCATTGCACAACATGTTGGGATGTGATTCAAATGCCTGTATGTGGGGAGCTGAAACCAAAATCTATCCCTGGAAG ctgctggaggtttTAAAGAATACTTCTATGGACATAAATGGCAGACATGTAAAGTTTGACAAAAATGGCAACCCAAACATAGGATACAGTGTGATTGAGTGGGTCTGGAATAGCTCGGATGTAAACTTCATGGATGTTGGAAGCTTTTATAATGAACTGTCCATCAACATGTCCCTCTTAAAGTGGCACACTGATAACACAGAG ATCCCTAATTCCACCTGTTCAGCAAAATGTGGGACGGGCCAGGTGCTCAGAGTGAAAGGCTTCCATTCCTGCTGTTTTGATTGTATTGACTGTAAGCCAGGCACTTTCCAGGCTAATGAGGGTAATGTGGTTGTCCATACATCTCTCAAATACTTGACCTTCATTGgattagtttga
- the odad1 gene encoding coiled-coil domain-containing protein 114 isoform X2, translated as MPRGRSARSAHSDSSEMDIDGTESEIAKLQRQFRIMEGDRQAYNIQAREQIRKQQQEIQKLLREQEELQQNLGACQSLSRQQQDSEDTQSLNALLEQRDMLEEELEKEKQCQQELKKEISNIEMKLAELRKGEVNTSDTQRSEVQRTQKAIRTWEYKLDRALTRFNEQLTKNSHLREELQTLHIERVRFQQLHNRLDKELREVRKKIGEIINLSTAAYDARVEAQSKMTMMREKAVKDLAQYNAEMKELERVIAHECSLKDFMTTKCSERSSQDDGQEMGHRQLSELREQRRTDSGEESLDALEEVFERIQTVTGEDNLDMLVTRFIQVEDRNFALFNFVNEQNNEAEALRDQISQIQGEMEQFHVEGLQQERDHRSLLRDIDERQNKTKSQAEDYENQASIISKVLDQIKTGVNSIFSKMECDRSVIEDMLGSSSGISENNIMSYLGLVEQKTNELLTIQAFLNSKDLEKDYNPKDLAKFLLGQNPEMLQENISIQPAVNSVEYDAEESPVTDEEERPLSQGELRKKIMKGVLLKESSVRQAANKASKTSQQFGSRQLSLEEAAI; from the exons ATGCCTCGAGGTAGATCTGCCAGAAGTGCCCATTCAGACAGCAGCGAGATGGATATTGATGGCACAG AATCAGAGATAGCCAAACTGCAGAGACAGTTCAGGATCATGGAAGGAGACCGGCAGGCCTACAACATTCAGGCTCGGGAGCAGATTCGCAAACAACA GCAGGAGATACAGAAGCTGCTGAGGGAgcaagaggagctgcagcaaaACCTTGGTGCATGTCAAAGCTTGTCCCGTCAACAGCAAGACAGTGAGGACACCCAGAGTCTTAATGCTCTATTGGAGCAGAGAGACATGCTAGAAGAGGAGTTGGAGAAAGAGAAGCAGTGTCAACAAGAACTAAAGAAAGAG ATCTCAAACATAGAGATGAAGCTGGCAGAGCTGAGAAAAGGGGAGGTCAACACTAGTGACACGCAAAGATCTGAAGTACAGCGGACTCAGAAGGCCATACGCACCTGGGAATACAAACTAGATAGA GCCTTGACCCGCTTCAATGAGCAGTTGACCAAAAACAGCCACCTGAGAGAGGAGTTGCAGACTCTTCATATTGAACGTGTCCGTTTCCAGCAACTACACAACAGGCTCGATAAG GAACTTCGAGAAGTCCGCAAGAAGATCGGGGAAATTATCAATCTGTCTACTGCTGCTTACGATGCCAG GGTGGAGGCTCAGTCCAAGATGACCATGATGAGAGAGAAGGCAGTGAAGGACCTTGCCCAGTATAACGCTGAGATGAAAGAACTGGAAAGGGTTATTGCACATGAGTGTAGCCTGAAAGATTTCATGACCACCAAGTGCAGTGAGAGGTCCAGTCAGGATGACGGCCAGGAGATGGGACACAGACAAT TGTCAGAACtgagggagcagaggaggacagaCTCAGGGGAAGAGTCACTGGACGCTTTGGAGGAGGTGTTTGAGAGGATTCAGACTGTGACAGGGGAGGACAACCTGGACATGCTGGTCACCAGGTTCATCCAGG TTGAAGACCGGAACTTTGCACTCTTCAATTTTGTAAATGAGCAAAACAACGAGGCTGAGGCACTGAGGGATCAAATAAGCCAG ATCCAAGGAGAGATGGAGCAGTTTCATGTGGAAGGTTTGCAACAGGAGCGAGATCATCGCTCTTTGCTGAGAGACATTGATGAGcgacaaaacaaaaccaagtCCCAAGCTGAGGACTATGAAAACCAAGCCAGCATCATAAGCAAAGTCCTGGACCAGATTAAAACAG GAGTGAACAGCATCTTCTCTAAGATGGAGTGTGACCGTTCAGTGATAGAGGATATGCTAGGCTCCTCTTCAGGGATCAGTGAGAACAACATCATGTCCTATCTGGGTCTGGTGGAACAGAAGACCAATGAGCTGCTCACCATACAAGCTTTCCTCAATTCTAAA GATCTGGAAAAGGACTACAATCCAAAAGATCTGGCCAAATTCCTTCTGGGTCAAAATCCAGAAATGCTTCAGGAGAATATTAGCATCCAACCTGCAGTCAATAG TGTGGAGTATGACGCAGAAGAGTCTCCTGTCACTGATGAAGAAGAACGTCCACTTTCACAGGGGGAACTTCGCAAAAAAATTATGAAAGGG GTTCTGTTAAAAGAGAGTTCAGTCCGGCAGGCGGCAAACAAAGCATCAAAGACCAGTCAGCAGTTCGGCAGCAGGCAGCTCTCCCTGGAAGAGGCAGCAATCTAA
- the odad1 gene encoding coiled-coil domain-containing protein 114 isoform X1 produces MPRGRSARSAHSDSSEMDIDGTAESEIAKLQRQFRIMEGDRQAYNIQAREQIRKQQQEIQKLLREQEELQQNLGACQSLSRQQQDSEDTQSLNALLEQRDMLEEELEKEKQCQQELKKEISNIEMKLAELRKGEVNTSDTQRSEVQRTQKAIRTWEYKLDRALTRFNEQLTKNSHLREELQTLHIERVRFQQLHNRLDKELREVRKKIGEIINLSTAAYDARVEAQSKMTMMREKAVKDLAQYNAEMKELERVIAHECSLKDFMTTKCSERSSQDDGQEMGHRQLSELREQRRTDSGEESLDALEEVFERIQTVTGEDNLDMLVTRFIQVEDRNFALFNFVNEQNNEAEALRDQISQIQGEMEQFHVEGLQQERDHRSLLRDIDERQNKTKSQAEDYENQASIISKVLDQIKTGVNSIFSKMECDRSVIEDMLGSSSGISENNIMSYLGLVEQKTNELLTIQAFLNSKDLEKDYNPKDLAKFLLGQNPEMLQENISIQPAVNSVEYDAEESPVTDEEERPLSQGELRKKIMKGVLLKESSVRQAANKASKTSQQFGSRQLSLEEAAI; encoded by the exons ATGCCTCGAGGTAGATCTGCCAGAAGTGCCCATTCAGACAGCAGCGAGATGGATATTGATGGCACAG CAGAATCAGAGATAGCCAAACTGCAGAGACAGTTCAGGATCATGGAAGGAGACCGGCAGGCCTACAACATTCAGGCTCGGGAGCAGATTCGCAAACAACA GCAGGAGATACAGAAGCTGCTGAGGGAgcaagaggagctgcagcaaaACCTTGGTGCATGTCAAAGCTTGTCCCGTCAACAGCAAGACAGTGAGGACACCCAGAGTCTTAATGCTCTATTGGAGCAGAGAGACATGCTAGAAGAGGAGTTGGAGAAAGAGAAGCAGTGTCAACAAGAACTAAAGAAAGAG ATCTCAAACATAGAGATGAAGCTGGCAGAGCTGAGAAAAGGGGAGGTCAACACTAGTGACACGCAAAGATCTGAAGTACAGCGGACTCAGAAGGCCATACGCACCTGGGAATACAAACTAGATAGA GCCTTGACCCGCTTCAATGAGCAGTTGACCAAAAACAGCCACCTGAGAGAGGAGTTGCAGACTCTTCATATTGAACGTGTCCGTTTCCAGCAACTACACAACAGGCTCGATAAG GAACTTCGAGAAGTCCGCAAGAAGATCGGGGAAATTATCAATCTGTCTACTGCTGCTTACGATGCCAG GGTGGAGGCTCAGTCCAAGATGACCATGATGAGAGAGAAGGCAGTGAAGGACCTTGCCCAGTATAACGCTGAGATGAAAGAACTGGAAAGGGTTATTGCACATGAGTGTAGCCTGAAAGATTTCATGACCACCAAGTGCAGTGAGAGGTCCAGTCAGGATGACGGCCAGGAGATGGGACACAGACAAT TGTCAGAACtgagggagcagaggaggacagaCTCAGGGGAAGAGTCACTGGACGCTTTGGAGGAGGTGTTTGAGAGGATTCAGACTGTGACAGGGGAGGACAACCTGGACATGCTGGTCACCAGGTTCATCCAGG TTGAAGACCGGAACTTTGCACTCTTCAATTTTGTAAATGAGCAAAACAACGAGGCTGAGGCACTGAGGGATCAAATAAGCCAG ATCCAAGGAGAGATGGAGCAGTTTCATGTGGAAGGTTTGCAACAGGAGCGAGATCATCGCTCTTTGCTGAGAGACATTGATGAGcgacaaaacaaaaccaagtCCCAAGCTGAGGACTATGAAAACCAAGCCAGCATCATAAGCAAAGTCCTGGACCAGATTAAAACAG GAGTGAACAGCATCTTCTCTAAGATGGAGTGTGACCGTTCAGTGATAGAGGATATGCTAGGCTCCTCTTCAGGGATCAGTGAGAACAACATCATGTCCTATCTGGGTCTGGTGGAACAGAAGACCAATGAGCTGCTCACCATACAAGCTTTCCTCAATTCTAAA GATCTGGAAAAGGACTACAATCCAAAAGATCTGGCCAAATTCCTTCTGGGTCAAAATCCAGAAATGCTTCAGGAGAATATTAGCATCCAACCTGCAGTCAATAG TGTGGAGTATGACGCAGAAGAGTCTCCTGTCACTGATGAAGAAGAACGTCCACTTTCACAGGGGGAACTTCGCAAAAAAATTATGAAAGGG GTTCTGTTAAAAGAGAGTTCAGTCCGGCAGGCGGCAAACAAAGCATCAAAGACCAGTCAGCAGTTCGGCAGCAGGCAGCTCTCCCTGGAAGAGGCAGCAATCTAA